Proteins from a single region of Saccharospirillaceae bacterium:
- a CDS encoding ATP-binding protein, with translation MVGILCTAALQLVNFVRTAQFNEDIVSGSLFMLAQRLEENPAALRELSALFDADMQILPLAEARTDLDDYQIHRLARGQALIFLTNDGRSVRLIKDLNLQRVLDIELNAVTDIQAQAAAFLLMQDFRRSGLEIETFLKQVQPKFGFPLKALPYDQLNLTDTDKGRMLYGDILVRISIEGNRAEALAKLPGEERALVVGPINAFNPYSWQAIMVIATIGIMLIGLGVYWVVNSFETRLRKLEQATSRLAQGHLNARVAVTASDPVSRLGQAFNKMADHIQRLISIQREMVRAVSHELRTPVARIRFGVQIIEDTVIDDPFVAKQLKGMDSDIQELDELIDEILTYARLEEGGPILDFQKANIADIALQVVEEARPPEKVTVGYVGVEPDSSHMAEVEPRYVHRAIQNLVGNAGRYANSRVQVNCTVGTDTCRVDVEDDGPGIPEEDWDRVFTAFARLDDSRTRASGGYGLGLSIVRRIAYWHGGRAMVSRSDTLGGARFSLIWPRRHQE, from the coding sequence GTGGTGGGCATTTTATGCACGGCTGCGTTGCAGCTGGTTAACTTTGTCCGCACAGCACAGTTTAATGAAGACATTGTCAGCGGTAGCTTGTTTATGCTGGCGCAGCGGCTGGAGGAAAATCCGGCCGCATTGAGGGAATTATCGGCGTTGTTTGATGCGGATATGCAAATCTTGCCATTGGCAGAGGCGCGTACCGATCTTGATGATTATCAGATTCACCGTCTTGCCCGAGGTCAGGCATTGATCTTTCTGACCAATGATGGGCGCAGTGTTCGCTTGATTAAGGACCTTAATCTGCAACGGGTGCTGGATATTGAACTCAATGCCGTAACGGATATTCAGGCTCAGGCTGCAGCTTTCCTGTTAATGCAGGATTTTCGGCGCAGTGGTCTGGAGATCGAAACTTTCCTGAAACAAGTACAACCGAAGTTTGGTTTCCCGCTGAAAGCACTTCCTTATGATCAACTCAATCTGACTGACACCGATAAGGGCAGGATGCTGTACGGAGACATCCTGGTGCGTATATCTATCGAAGGGAACAGAGCCGAGGCGCTGGCCAAGTTGCCTGGCGAAGAACGCGCTTTAGTTGTTGGCCCCATTAATGCTTTTAACCCTTATTCCTGGCAGGCGATCATGGTTATTGCCACGATCGGTATTATGTTGATCGGGCTGGGGGTTTATTGGGTGGTGAATTCATTTGAAACGCGATTACGCAAACTCGAACAGGCGACCAGTCGTCTGGCGCAGGGTCATCTAAATGCCAGGGTGGCGGTGACCGCCAGTGATCCTGTCAGTCGTTTGGGGCAGGCGTTTAATAAGATGGCGGATCACATTCAGCGCCTGATTTCGATTCAGCGGGAAATGGTTCGTGCGGTGTCACATGAATTAAGAACGCCGGTAGCGCGTATCCGATTTGGCGTACAAATTATCGAAGATACGGTTATCGACGATCCGTTTGTTGCTAAGCAGCTGAAAGGGATGGACTCTGATATTCAGGAGCTGGATGAGCTGATTGATGAAATTCTGACTTATGCTCGATTGGAAGAAGGCGGACCTATCCTCGATTTTCAAAAGGCCAATATTGCTGATATTGCGCTACAGGTCGTTGAAGAGGCCCGGCCACCCGAAAAAGTGACCGTGGGCTATGTTGGCGTTGAGCCGGATAGCAGTCATATGGCGGAGGTTGAACCACGTTATGTGCACCGAGCCATTCAGAATCTGGTCGGTAACGCGGGTCGTTATGCCAACTCTCGTGTTCAGGTGAACTGTACTGTCGGTACCGATACCTGTCGGGTTGATGTCGAAGACGATGGTCCGGGCATTCCGGAGGAAGACTGGGATCGTGTCTTCACTGCTTTTGCACGGTTAGACGATAGCCGCACCCGCGCTTCGGGTGGCTACGGTTTAGGGTTGTCGATTGTGCGTCGTATTGCTTATTGGCATGGCGGTCGTGCCATGGTGTCGCGCAGCGATACTTTAGGTGGCGCCAGATTTAGTCTTATCTGGCCAAGAAGGCACCAGGAATAA
- a CDS encoding LysR family transcriptional regulator: MSLLDIKHLRTLAALRDGGTLVEAARRLHLTQSALSHQLKDLEERIGVSLFLRKTKPLRFTRAGLELLQLADQVLPQVQHTERNLKKLAGGDVGRLHMAIECHSCFEWLMPAINGFRDHWPEVEIDLSTSFNFEPIPALIRGDIDLVVTSDPHTHSDIHYQPLFRYQSLLAIANQHPLTRQSRVVPTDLQQETLIHYPVDRKRLDIFERFLTPHGIEPQMTRQTELTLMMVQLVASGRGVACLPNWALQPYLDASLITSRPLGDDGVWPTLYAAIRKEQADTSYIQDFLQQALESSFKHLSGILPAEEQT; encoded by the coding sequence ATGTCCTTATTGGATATAAAGCATCTGCGCACGCTTGCGGCGCTTCGTGATGGCGGAACGTTGGTTGAAGCTGCGCGCCGCTTGCACCTGACACAATCTGCTCTGTCGCACCAGCTCAAAGACCTGGAGGAGCGGATTGGCGTATCACTATTCCTGCGCAAGACCAAACCGTTGCGCTTTACCCGTGCCGGTTTGGAATTGTTACAACTGGCCGATCAGGTGTTACCTCAGGTGCAACACACCGAACGCAACCTGAAAAAACTGGCCGGTGGCGACGTTGGTCGTTTGCACATGGCCATTGAATGCCACAGCTGTTTCGAGTGGTTGATGCCCGCTATCAACGGTTTCCGTGATCACTGGCCTGAGGTTGAGATCGACCTGAGTACCAGCTTTAACTTTGAACCCATTCCGGCACTGATTCGTGGTGATATTGATCTGGTGGTTACCTCAGATCCGCATACACATAGCGATATTCACTACCAGCCCTTGTTTCGTTACCAATCACTGTTAGCGATTGCCAACCAGCACCCACTGACGCGCCAAAGTCGTGTTGTACCAACCGATCTGCAACAGGAAACCCTGATTCATTACCCGGTGGATAGGAAGCGTCTCGATATCTTTGAACGTTTCCTGACGCCGCATGGCATTGAGCCACAAATGACCCGACAAACAGAGTTAACGCTGATGATGGTGCAACTCGTTGCCAGTGGACGAGGTGTCGCCTGCCTACCGAACTGGGCATTGCAGCCTTATCTGGATGCAAGCCTAATCACCAGCCGCCCCTTAGGCGACGATGGGGTCTGGCCAACGCTTTATGCAGCAATTCGCAAAGAACAAGCTGACACATCGTATATTCAGGATTTTCTACAGCAGGCACTGGAGAGCAGTTTTAAACATCTATCCGGTATTTTACCGGCTGAAGAGCAAACCTGA
- a CDS encoding methyl-accepting chemotaxis protein, producing MRNNQPVTQKTVHLKEGCHLVSSTNLKGIITHCNRHFADISGFSSDELIGSPHNLVRHPDMPAAAFDDMWRTLKDGRHWIGIVKNRCKNGDHYWVDAYVTPLYDKGNVIGYESVRVKPSAQQIERAEIAYRRINQGKAAVPKSSDFKHYALMYAPWLLVLAALIIGSAGALITTLAFTASLFSIWLNHQQMSTISEKTRRVKDNRMMTWIYTGRTDVCGDIEVAMHTMDRRLQTVLVRVADNTERLQDATSNTVKLSGDTLNRVKQQHTYTVEVERTSQEIQGAADKLAENNQQSSDASDTASATAQRGQNNINDMMNQTGTLQQELKTTASAIEDLAEETLAVNRFLQAISDIAEQTNLLALNAAIEAARAGEQGRGFAVVADEVRTLAQRAQESAGEIQTIVNGLNQHSEHAVKAMKKGQESTAQTLVNAQQVTEVFSAINNELTDIQQIAGANSVAVDQQNSAASDISQHLLQLEGLSDEAEKLAQDMNGQCDELSLLMEEQSNIIRRFQHGL from the coding sequence ATGCGTAATAACCAACCAGTTACTCAAAAAACGGTGCATTTAAAAGAAGGCTGCCACCTGGTGTCTTCAACAAATCTGAAAGGCATCATTACCCACTGTAATCGCCATTTTGCGGACATCAGTGGTTTTTCCAGTGACGAGTTAATTGGCAGCCCTCACAATCTGGTTCGTCACCCGGATATGCCAGCGGCCGCTTTTGATGATATGTGGCGCACACTAAAAGACGGCCGCCACTGGATTGGCATTGTGAAAAATCGTTGTAAAAACGGCGATCATTACTGGGTTGATGCCTATGTAACACCGCTTTACGACAAAGGAAATGTGATCGGTTATGAATCCGTGCGCGTTAAACCTTCAGCTCAACAAATCGAACGTGCCGAAATAGCCTATCGGCGTATTAATCAGGGGAAAGCTGCCGTTCCTAAAAGCTCTGATTTCAAACACTATGCTTTGATGTATGCACCCTGGTTGTTGGTTCTGGCGGCGTTAATCATTGGTTCCGCCGGTGCTTTGATAACCACCCTGGCTTTTACTGCCAGTCTGTTTTCGATCTGGTTGAACCACCAGCAAATGAGCACGATTAGCGAGAAAACACGGCGGGTTAAAGACAACCGCATGATGACCTGGATTTATACCGGCCGCACCGATGTCTGCGGTGATATCGAAGTTGCGATGCATACCATGGACCGCCGCTTACAAACGGTATTGGTCAGAGTCGCCGACAATACAGAGCGACTTCAGGATGCAACCAGCAATACCGTCAAACTGTCAGGTGACACTCTGAACCGGGTAAAACAACAACACACTTATACTGTTGAAGTTGAACGTACCAGTCAGGAGATTCAGGGTGCAGCCGACAAACTGGCAGAAAACAATCAGCAATCCAGCGATGCCAGCGATACGGCTTCGGCAACGGCTCAACGTGGCCAGAACAATATTAACGACATGATGAACCAGACAGGAACCTTACAGCAGGAGTTAAAAACCACGGCCAGTGCCATTGAAGATCTGGCGGAAGAAACCCTGGCGGTCAACCGCTTCCTTCAGGCAATCAGTGATATTGCTGAACAAACTAACTTACTGGCGCTAAACGCCGCGATCGAAGCCGCACGCGCCGGAGAACAAGGTCGCGGATTCGCGGTCGTTGCCGATGAGGTGCGTACTCTGGCCCAGCGGGCACAAGAGTCTGCGGGTGAGATTCAAACGATCGTTAACGGTCTCAATCAGCACAGTGAACATGCCGTTAAAGCCATGAAAAAAGGTCAGGAGTCGACGGCTCAGACATTGGTCAATGCACAGCAAGTAACCGAGGTCTTCTCAGCCATCAACAATGAACTTACCGATATTCAGCAAATTGCCGGTGCAAACAGTGTGGCAGTTGATCAACAAAATTCAGCGGCCAGCGATATCTCTCAACATTTATTGCAACTGGAGGGGTTATCGGACGAAGCTGAAAAGCTGGCGCAGGATATGAACGGCCAGTGCGACGAGCTGTCTTTACTGATGGAAGAACAAAGTAATATTATTCGCCGCTTCCAACATGGGTTATGA
- the glpK gene encoding glycerol kinase GlpK — protein sequence MPRYLLSLDQGTTSSRAIIFSEKGEILASGQQEFTQHFPQPGWVEHNPAEIWQTTLSSAQHAINQLDCDPTDISAIGITNQRETTLVWDRATGEPIYPAIVWQDRRTADQCQALKNDGLEEKVAAKTGLLLDPYFSASKIAWILDHVDGARERAEKGELAFGTVDTYLLWQLTGGESHATDATNASRTLIFDIHNQRWDDELLELFRVPKAILPEVKDSSADFGKTRQALFGAEITIGGIAGDQQAALIGQACFEPGMAKSTYGTGCFMVMNTGEQALQSTSRMLTTVGYRIDGKTTYALEGSIFMAGATIQWIRDGLQLIDNAKETQPLAEQTGYDNPVYMVPAFAGLGAPYWDPQAKGAIMGLTRDTGIKEIVTAGLQAVCYQTRDLLEAMAKDGVKPAELRVDGGMVVNSWLMQFLSDTLALNITRPQVTETTALGAAFLAGLQVGIFDSLEDVSTLWVHEKEFVQQLDDETRERLYRGWQEAINRVRTQQ from the coding sequence ATGCCACGTTATTTACTGAGCCTGGATCAGGGAACAACCAGCTCTCGCGCTATTATTTTCTCCGAAAAAGGTGAAATCCTGGCCTCTGGTCAGCAGGAATTTACTCAGCACTTTCCACAGCCGGGGTGGGTTGAACACAACCCGGCCGAAATCTGGCAAACAACGCTTTCAAGTGCCCAGCATGCCATTAACCAGCTTGACTGTGACCCCACTGACATTTCTGCAATTGGTATTACTAATCAGCGTGAAACCACGTTGGTTTGGGATCGCGCTACCGGTGAGCCGATTTACCCGGCGATTGTCTGGCAGGATCGGCGCACCGCCGATCAGTGTCAGGCATTGAAAAACGACGGCCTTGAGGAAAAGGTGGCAGCGAAAACCGGTTTATTACTCGACCCGTATTTCTCGGCCAGTAAAATCGCCTGGATTCTTGACCATGTGGATGGGGCGCGAGAACGTGCGGAAAAAGGTGAGCTGGCGTTTGGTACGGTCGATACCTATTTGCTGTGGCAACTGACGGGCGGTGAGAGTCATGCGACTGATGCAACAAACGCATCGAGAACGCTGATATTCGATATCCATAATCAGCGCTGGGATGACGAGCTGCTCGAGCTGTTCCGGGTGCCTAAAGCGATACTGCCAGAGGTCAAAGACAGCTCGGCAGATTTTGGCAAAACACGGCAGGCGCTGTTCGGAGCTGAAATTACCATCGGTGGCATTGCCGGAGATCAGCAAGCGGCACTGATTGGGCAAGCGTGTTTTGAACCGGGAATGGCGAAGAGTACTTACGGCACCGGTTGCTTCATGGTGATGAATACCGGTGAGCAGGCGCTGCAGTCGACCAGTCGCATGCTAACGACCGTCGGGTATCGTATCGACGGTAAAACCACCTACGCGCTGGAAGGTTCTATTTTTATGGCCGGCGCCACCATTCAATGGATTCGTGATGGTTTGCAGTTAATTGATAACGCGAAAGAGACCCAGCCATTGGCGGAACAAACCGGCTACGACAATCCGGTTTATATGGTACCGGCGTTTGCTGGTCTTGGTGCTCCTTATTGGGACCCACAGGCAAAAGGCGCCATTATGGGATTAACCCGTGACACCGGTATTAAAGAAATTGTGACTGCGGGTTTGCAGGCCGTCTGTTACCAGACCCGCGACTTGCTGGAGGCGATGGCAAAAGACGGTGTGAAGCCCGCTGAGCTGAGAGTTGACGGCGGTATGGTAGTTAACTCCTGGCTGATGCAGTTCTTGTCTGACACACTCGCACTGAACATTACACGTCCGCAAGTTACCGAAACCACCGCTTTGGGAGCGGCATTTTTGGCCGGTTTACAGGTTGGCATCTTTGACAGCCTGGAAGACGTCTCAACTTTGTGGGTGCACGAAAAGGAGTTTGTTCAACAATTGGATGACGAGACTCGCGAGCGTCTCTATCGTGGTTGGCAGGAAGCCATTAATCGTGTGCGTACGCAGCAGTAA
- a CDS encoding GGDEF domain-containing protein yields the protein MGQLHKDITRRHGLATAASAIFSLLLLLGYFLQLTQLTATQLVVIFCSYWSVHLLMLYWVITGFSQRYSDPSLTLPFMLWNILYISVMLLCAKELRPVLMLAYLAVMPFGVFRLSWKEYLGICLFAMSCYTGVVLYLQHSGGGLWIPELEAFLGITFLACIMAYTVIGREFTILRDAYKRKNSELRRAMARIEELAITDELTGLYNRRYLIRTLEKQRALANREGLPFVLAFVDIDHFKQINDVHGHRIGDQVLAELSLQLKMSIREVDLAARYGGEEFVLLLSGLELEDAGRVLDRIRVRVTEKGFSEVNIPLTVSIGVAQFHPGEDCEELLNRADRLLYEAKRAGRNRVKMEPVEMQLFTESIS from the coding sequence GTGGGACAGCTTCATAAAGACATAACCCGTCGCCATGGTTTGGCTACGGCAGCTTCAGCTATATTCAGCTTGTTGTTATTGTTGGGTTATTTTCTGCAACTCACTCAGCTGACGGCTACGCAGCTGGTGGTGATTTTCTGCAGCTACTGGAGCGTCCATCTGTTGATGCTCTATTGGGTTATCACCGGCTTTAGCCAACGTTATTCTGACCCCAGCCTCACCCTTCCGTTCATGCTCTGGAATATCCTGTATATCTCCGTCATGTTGTTATGCGCCAAGGAACTGCGTCCGGTCTTGATGCTGGCCTATCTGGCCGTCATGCCGTTTGGGGTATTCCGCCTGAGCTGGAAGGAATATCTGGGTATCTGTTTGTTCGCGATGAGTTGTTACACCGGCGTGGTGTTGTATTTACAGCACAGTGGTGGTGGCTTATGGATTCCCGAACTTGAGGCTTTCCTTGGTATTACCTTCCTCGCATGCATTATGGCGTACACCGTTATCGGTCGCGAATTTACCATTCTTCGGGATGCTTACAAACGCAAGAACAGCGAGTTACGCCGCGCAATGGCGCGGATTGAAGAGTTAGCAATCACTGATGAACTGACCGGCCTGTACAACCGCCGTTACCTGATTCGTACGCTGGAAAAGCAACGTGCTTTGGCCAATCGGGAAGGGTTACCATTTGTGCTGGCCTTTGTTGATATTGATCACTTCAAACAGATCAATGATGTTCATGGACACCGCATTGGCGATCAGGTGCTGGCTGAGCTTTCTTTGCAGTTGAAAATGTCGATTCGCGAGGTGGATCTGGCGGCACGCTATGGTGGTGAAGAGTTTGTATTACTACTCAGTGGGTTGGAGTTAGAAGATGCCGGTCGGGTGCTGGATCGTATTCGTGTCAGAGTGACTGAGAAAGGATTTTCTGAAGTAAATATTCCCCTCACCGTTTCCATTGGTGTTGCCCAGTTCCATCCCGGAGAAGACTGCGAAGAGTTATTGAACCGAGCCGACCGGCTGCTTTATGAAGCGAAGCGAGCGGGCCGGAACCGGGTAAAAATGGAACCAGTGGAGATGCAACTGTTCACTGAAAGCATCTCCTGA
- a CDS encoding glutathione peroxidase: protein MSALENKEGQTVPSVSWPTRIGDDWQTVTSDEIFRGRTVVVFSLPGAFTPTCSSTHLPRYNELAKVFAANGVDEIVCISVNDTFVMNAWAANQESENIRMIPDGNGEFTAGMGMLVDKAELGFGKRSWRYSMLVKDGVVDKMFIEPQKPGDPFEVSDADTMLNYINADAELPQSVSIITKPGCPFCAKAKDDLKAAGLEYEEMLMGRDASITSLRALTGRETVPQVFIAGQHIGGSEELSAHLAK from the coding sequence ATGTCTGCATTAGAAAATAAAGAAGGTCAAACCGTCCCATCCGTTAGCTGGCCAACCCGCATTGGGGATGATTGGCAGACGGTAACCAGCGATGAAATCTTTCGCGGCAGGACGGTTGTCGTATTTTCGTTACCCGGCGCCTTTACACCAACCTGTTCGAGCACACACCTGCCAAGATACAACGAATTAGCAAAGGTGTTTGCTGCCAATGGTGTGGATGAGATTGTGTGCATCAGCGTGAACGATACCTTTGTTATGAATGCCTGGGCCGCCAATCAGGAGTCTGAGAACATTCGAATGATTCCCGATGGTAACGGCGAGTTCACCGCTGGTATGGGTATGCTGGTTGATAAAGCAGAACTGGGATTTGGCAAGCGCAGCTGGCGCTACAGTATGCTGGTTAAGGACGGTGTCGTGGACAAAATGTTCATCGAACCACAAAAGCCAGGTGACCCGTTTGAAGTATCCGATGCCGATACCATGTTGAATTACATCAATGCGGATGCTGAACTGCCACAATCGGTGTCTATCATTACCAAGCCAGGATGCCCATTCTGCGCCAAAGCTAAAGATGATCTGAAAGCAGCGGGCCTGGAGTACGAAGAGATGTTGATGGGTCGTGATGCCAGCATCACCTCATTACGCGCGCTCACAGGCCGCGAGACAGTACCCCAGGTGTTTATCGCCGGACAACACATCGGTGGCAGTGAAGAACTGTCCGCTCACCTGGCGAAATAA
- a CDS encoding diguanylate cyclase: MSLLPRLIFLCALVASGALLASLLPSNEWPDQRGSISAEVFHSAKNLNLQQALQLPDGAWQQIDAEGINFGFSEHIFWFRLNIEDLALDNTDRWMLEMNYPLLDRLSLFIVAEDRAQQTFITGNSLPFASRPVAVPEFVFPLTGLQQAQWIYIKVESESSIQLPISLYKENSYWQQRLAFVTFDAAFYAVLASMVIYNLLIYVLSRDSIFLIYSVTISSFALLMASTHGWTFALLWPNAPALNDLMLLLSLTATATCMAYFGVTFLRLKTLNRKIYHIFIGYIVLALIGAIASFFTPYTVMIRALTALAIVMSLSALFNGAYLWHATRSRDVLLFFLAFSLLIFGFLVYSLQKFGILPVTLITEHAIEIGGTAQVILLALSMAERHNRERHALMAAQDVIINMQREANEVLDQKVKERTQDLEKVNHRLQQESTTDALTQIRNRRCFDQQFYTLFYDACREKTPLSLLLIDIDHFKQFNDNHGHQIGDLVLQKVATTLDTMIKRPMDEVYRYGGEEFATLLPDTPGEGAALIAEQLRQQVERLTVRHGGDALSVTISIGFHSQIPTEPEQLHQHYDLADQALYRAKRDGRNCVRGSHSLVPSEELG; encoded by the coding sequence ATGTCACTTCTCCCCCGACTCATTTTCTTGTGTGCCCTGGTTGCCAGCGGAGCACTATTAGCCAGCTTGCTGCCATCCAATGAATGGCCAGACCAACGCGGCTCGATATCGGCTGAGGTATTTCACTCCGCAAAAAATCTCAATCTTCAGCAAGCACTGCAACTTCCTGACGGTGCCTGGCAACAAATAGATGCCGAGGGGATCAACTTTGGCTTCAGCGAACATATATTCTGGTTCCGTCTCAACATTGAAGACTTGGCACTGGATAATACAGATCGCTGGATGCTGGAAATGAATTATCCACTACTGGACCGACTGTCTTTGTTTATTGTTGCCGAGGATCGTGCTCAACAAACATTTATCACGGGCAACAGCCTGCCTTTTGCCAGCAGACCCGTTGCCGTGCCTGAGTTTGTTTTTCCTCTAACGGGTCTGCAACAAGCACAATGGATTTATATCAAAGTAGAATCCGAGAGTTCCATTCAGCTCCCTATCAGCCTTTACAAAGAAAACAGCTACTGGCAGCAAAGACTGGCGTTTGTCACTTTTGATGCCGCTTTTTATGCAGTTTTGGCGTCGATGGTGATTTACAACCTGCTGATTTACGTTTTATCCCGCGACAGTATTTTCCTGATTTATTCAGTCACGATCAGCTCTTTTGCGCTGTTGATGGCATCCACACACGGTTGGACGTTTGCCTTATTATGGCCCAATGCACCCGCACTCAACGATCTGATGTTGTTACTCTCCCTGACTGCAACAGCCACCTGTATGGCCTATTTCGGAGTGACTTTTTTACGTTTGAAAACCCTCAACCGAAAAATCTACCACATCTTTATCGGCTATATTGTCCTGGCACTCATCGGTGCTATTGCTTCATTTTTTACCCCTTACACCGTGATGATCCGGGCTTTGACCGCGTTGGCTATAGTGATGAGCCTGTCAGCTCTGTTTAATGGCGCCTACCTCTGGCATGCAACCCGCTCACGCGATGTCCTACTGTTTTTTCTGGCGTTCAGTCTGCTGATTTTTGGTTTTCTGGTTTACTCACTGCAAAAATTTGGCATTTTGCCTGTTACCTTAATTACTGAACATGCTATCGAAATCGGTGGTACGGCACAGGTTATTCTGCTGGCGCTGAGCATGGCTGAACGTCATAACCGGGAGCGCCATGCACTGATGGCGGCACAGGATGTGATTATTAATATGCAGCGCGAAGCCAACGAGGTACTGGATCAGAAGGTTAAAGAACGAACACAGGACCTGGAAAAGGTTAACCACCGCTTACAACAGGAATCGACCACTGACGCTTTGACTCAGATACGCAATCGCCGATGTTTCGATCAGCAGTTTTACACTCTGTTCTATGACGCTTGTCGGGAGAAAACACCGCTGTCGTTGCTCCTTATCGACATCGATCACTTTAAACAATTTAACGACAACCATGGCCATCAGATCGGCGACCTGGTTTTACAAAAGGTGGCAACCACACTGGATACCATGATTAAACGGCCGATGGACGAGGTCTATCGCTACGGCGGTGAAGAGTTTGCCACGTTATTACCGGATACACCGGGCGAGGGAGCAGCACTGATTGCAGAGCAATTACGTCAACAGGTTGAGCGCCTGACCGTCCGTCATGGTGGCGATGCTCTGTCGGTGACCATCAGTATTGGTTTTCACTCTCAGATTCCCACCGAGCCTGAGCAACTGCACCAGCACTACGATTTGGCCGACCAAGCCCTCTACCGGGCCAAGCGTGATGGTAGAAATTGTGTGCGAGGCAGCCACAGTTTGGTGCCGTCAGAGGAACTGGGATAA